One window of Myxocyprinus asiaticus isolate MX2 ecotype Aquarium Trade chromosome 4, UBuf_Myxa_2, whole genome shotgun sequence genomic DNA carries:
- the LOC127436815 gene encoding transmembrane 4 L6 family member 4-like — MCTGKCALCVGGSLYPLALISIICNIILFFPGWDVKYSQNGQLTKEVKYMGGLIGGGIMVLIPAFHIHLTGKQGCCGNRCGMLLSILFAAVGVAGALYSFIVALLGLVNGPYCKQTYLFWGTPFKDRDDSYLEHRDWWRICTEPENVVEFNVGLFSTLLAASGLQLILCAVQMINGLFGCLCGTCKEKGPL, encoded by the exons ATGTGTACGGGAAAATGTGCACTGTGCGTTGGGGGAAGTCTGTACCCGTTAGCGCTCATCTCCATAATCTGTAATATTATTCTATTCTTTCCTGGCTGGGATGTTAAGTACTCGCAGAATGGGCAACTTACTAAGGAGGTCAAATACATGGGAGGACTGATTGGAGGGGGGATAATG gtgTTGATTCCAGCATTTCATATTCACCTAACTGGAAAGCAGGGTTGCTGTGGTAATCGCTGTGGA ATGCTCCTGTCCATTTTATTTGCAGCAGTGGGTGTTGCTGGTGCTCTTTATAGTTTTATAGTGGCACTGCTGGGCCTTGTCAATGGGCCGTACTGTAAACAAACGTATCTTTTTTGGGGAACTCCATTTAAAGACAG AGATGACAGCTACCTTGAGCACCGTGACTGGTGGAGAATATGCACTGAGCCAGAAAATGTGGTGGAGTTTAATGTGGGTCTGTTCTCAACATTGCTGGCGGCCAGTGGTCTGCAGCTCATACTCTGCGCTGTACAGATGATCAATGGCCTCTTCGGCTGCCTCTGTGGAACCTGCAAGGAAAAGGGG